A single genomic interval of Clostridium facile harbors:
- a CDS encoding family 78 glycoside hydrolase catalytic domain: MKKSRRLLAVLLAAAITATTLTPLNAFAATNGEMDIDSLQVSSLNQPLGIDKTPTFSWQLGSNEYGKGQSAYRIIVASTEENAKAHKGDVWDSEQIQSEDNYDVLYAGPALASKTKYYWAVEVWDEDKNSIGWSDVSTFETGILNQDEWKGEWIGINGTDMTFDGANWIWRRNGSGFSGVPAGHQYFRKTFTVNTEKEISSVYVGVTADDEYSLYVNGEKVGENGGTDSWKNGKLFEIGKQINKDGNNVIAIDAFNSTNGYAGALSKVEVSYTDGTKDTFVTDDSWKVSETEPVEGWTSADFDDSQWLVPDQVVKYGEAPWGKGVEPSPEDAAFAATVLREEFATEEGKEIKNARAYVAGLGFFEMKINGQLPDDSVMNPANTQYTQTVLYRTFDVTNLLKKGNNAIGIELGNSFYNETCSVWNWQSAAWRDDPKLRMELDIEYTDGTHQTITTDNETWKATKDGPITTNSIYYGETYDARKELTGYDQANYNEEGWAPAQEMKAPAGALTAQVMEPIRRTKSITLSQDQVKKLDNGSYVLYVPEMLAGWIKLNMHNAEPGQKVTITYGEKLNSDGTVQKLGGKDGVNSGWWPKAYNQQDNYICKGGETETFEPKFSYKGYQYVQIDNYPGELKAEDIVCYRTSNDMEITGHFESSNELINHLHDMMMTTMSNNMQGKPTDTPVWEKNGWLGDANVALQTMSYNYGYENMLTQFIETMEDCQDELGNVPNMVPTQGWGNDNTVVWNSIFVFGVDQMWDTYGIESYIEEQYPAMRELALKDIEYSKSNGWTWSDGQLADWVSPMGQGDENSGLQYSESPNEGSGIAGTGFAYRLLSVMADLADKLNKPEDAAEYREAMANIYEAFNAKFYRPEQQIYETTTWSNIGPHRSKYRQTSNLVPLAFGLVPEEYKEGVLLNLVKDIRDKNYHLDTGCVGTELILPVLSENGYADVAYKILEQTSYPSWGYMANHKGGTSLWEMWEDTSRSLGHYFLGTYDEWLFKGIGGIKDMKDGYKTFTIEPMVGGTQDYANVSVDTVRGTITSNWTWDGNNATFDITVPVGSTATVILPSDSVDKVAVGKGVEGILNSEAKDGKTYLTVTSGSYQFSTSVVKDENAVDTLDLKIAINQANGLDQIDYDADAWATFRAVIDEAEALVNDSTADQTAIDTMTEKVLAAIEEVKTHINQSRQALKELVANAESPNPVAHPQEYIDAFNNALAAAEEACGDINKTNEELDQLKANLEKAIADLDANKYENYAQNGAVDARSTYESPDWGWGKAFLVDGDRKNLTEKGEYTGYSSDVGEVRTKDHEEWVSVDLGEVQKINSVVFYAPTQSPSTPGTCYGFPKTFDIQVSTNGQDWTTVASEKDYPVPSYGPIVFSFDEVDAKYVKLYAYNLNPKVTDFGYYYLQLSEMEVYNSPNVETPKPPVESNKDILNKVIAYAENAANSEEFNNVIKDVQESFNEALAAAQKVAENNAATQEEVDAAWKALMTEIHKLGFVKGDITSLEQLVATAKEFDLSKYVEAGQAEFKEALAAAEALIADKDNAMQAEIETAETNLLNAMLNLRYKADKSILEEVVAKANDVDANAYTAESYAVLSAAVAEANDVLANENATQEEVDTAVANVQAAMSGLVAVDNNTAEDNTVDNTTQTGQESTTTKANAAKTGDVAPIAGLALLSIAGASVIALRKKHNK, from the coding sequence TAACGGTACTGACATGACCTTTGATGGGGCGAACTGGATTTGGAGAAGAAATGGTTCCGGTTTTTCAGGAGTTCCAGCAGGGCACCAGTATTTTAGAAAAACATTTACTGTGAATACTGAAAAAGAGATTAGCAGCGTATATGTTGGTGTAACTGCTGATGATGAGTATTCTCTATATGTAAATGGAGAAAAAGTTGGTGAAAATGGTGGTACTGACTCCTGGAAAAATGGTAAGCTGTTTGAGATTGGTAAACAAATTAATAAAGATGGTAACAACGTAATTGCGATTGACGCATTTAACAGCACCAACGGCTATGCAGGGGCACTTTCTAAAGTAGAAGTATCTTATACCGATGGCACAAAAGATACTTTTGTAACGGATGACAGTTGGAAAGTAAGCGAGACCGAACCAGTAGAAGGATGGACTTCCGCTGACTTTGATGATAGCCAGTGGTTAGTTCCTGACCAGGTTGTAAAATATGGAGAAGCTCCTTGGGGAAAAGGCGTAGAACCAAGCCCTGAAGATGCTGCTTTTGCGGCAACGGTACTGCGTGAAGAATTTGCTACAGAAGAGGGCAAAGAAATCAAAAACGCTCGAGCTTATGTTGCTGGTCTAGGATTCTTTGAAATGAAGATCAATGGCCAATTGCCGGATGATTCTGTTATGAATCCAGCAAATACCCAATACACTCAAACCGTTTTGTATCGTACATTTGATGTAACTAATCTATTAAAGAAAGGTAATAACGCAATTGGAATTGAGTTAGGGAATAGCTTCTATAATGAAACTTGTTCTGTATGGAACTGGCAATCTGCTGCCTGGAGAGATGATCCAAAACTCCGTATGGAATTAGATATTGAATACACCGATGGCACCCATCAAACAATTACTACTGATAATGAGACCTGGAAAGCTACCAAAGATGGTCCAATTACAACAAATAGTATTTACTATGGTGAAACTTATGATGCCCGTAAAGAACTAACAGGTTATGATCAGGCAAACTATAATGAAGAGGGTTGGGCTCCAGCTCAGGAAATGAAAGCCCCAGCAGGTGCATTGACTGCTCAGGTAATGGAACCAATCCGTCGTACCAAGTCGATTACATTATCCCAGGATCAAGTGAAAAAACTGGATAATGGCTCCTATGTTTTATATGTTCCTGAAATGCTGGCTGGTTGGATTAAACTGAACATGCATAATGCAGAACCCGGCCAGAAAGTAACCATTACTTATGGTGAAAAATTGAACAGCGATGGTACTGTTCAAAAATTAGGTGGTAAAGATGGTGTTAACTCTGGTTGGTGGCCAAAAGCTTACAACCAACAGGATAACTACATCTGTAAAGGTGGAGAAACTGAAACCTTTGAACCTAAATTCAGCTATAAGGGCTATCAATACGTTCAGATTGATAACTATCCAGGAGAACTAAAAGCAGAAGATATTGTTTGCTATCGTACTAGCAATGATATGGAAATCACAGGTCATTTTGAAAGTTCTAATGAACTGATTAACCATCTGCATGATATGATGATGACAACCATGTCGAACAATATGCAGGGCAAACCAACTGATACTCCAGTATGGGAGAAAAATGGTTGGCTTGGTGATGCTAACGTTGCTTTACAAACAATGTCCTATAACTATGGCTATGAAAATATGTTAACCCAATTTATTGAAACCATGGAAGACTGCCAGGATGAACTGGGCAATGTTCCAAACATGGTTCCAACACAGGGATGGGGAAATGACAATACTGTTGTATGGAATTCCATCTTTGTGTTTGGTGTAGACCAAATGTGGGATACTTATGGTATTGAAAGCTACATTGAAGAACAATATCCAGCAATGAGAGAATTGGCGCTAAAAGATATTGAATATAGCAAGAGCAATGGATGGACATGGAGTGATGGGCAGCTGGCTGACTGGGTATCCCCAATGGGTCAAGGCGATGAAAACTCTGGCTTACAATATAGTGAGAGTCCAAACGAAGGTAGTGGTATCGCTGGTACCGGTTTTGCTTACCGCCTATTAAGTGTTATGGCTGACTTGGCAGATAAACTAAATAAACCGGAAGATGCTGCTGAATACCGTGAAGCAATGGCTAATATTTATGAAGCATTCAACGCTAAATTCTATCGTCCAGAACAGCAAATTTATGAGACAACAACTTGGAGCAATATTGGTCCACACAGAAGCAAATACCGTCAAACTTCTAACTTGGTTCCTCTGGCATTTGGTTTGGTTCCAGAAGAATACAAAGAAGGTGTATTGCTCAATCTGGTAAAAGATATTAGAGATAAAAATTATCACTTGGATACCGGTTGTGTTGGTACAGAACTGATTTTGCCAGTCTTAAGCGAAAACGGCTATGCTGATGTAGCTTACAAGATTTTAGAACAAACTTCTTATCCAAGCTGGGGTTATATGGCAAACCATAAAGGCGGAACTTCCCTGTGGGAAATGTGGGAAGATACTTCCCGTTCTTTGGGCCACTATTTCTTAGGTACCTATGACGAATGGCTGTTTAAAGGCATTGGTGGTATCAAAGATATGAAAGATGGCTACAAGACCTTTACTATTGAACCAATGGTAGGCGGTACACAAGATTACGCAAATGTTTCTGTTGATACTGTTCGTGGTACTATCACTAGTAATTGGACTTGGGATGGCAACAATGCTACCTTTGATATCACAGTTCCAGTAGGTTCTACAGCAACTGTTATTTTACCATCTGATTCTGTTGATAAAGTAGCAGTAGGCAAAGGTGTAGAAGGTATTTTGAATTCTGAAGCAAAAGACGGTAAAACTTATTTGACAGTAACTTCAGGCTCCTATCAGTTCTCTACTTCTGTAGTGAAAGATGAAAATGCTGTTGATACTTTGGATTTGAAGATTGCAATCAACCAGGCAAATGGATTAGACCAAATTGATTATGATGCAGATGCTTGGGCAACATTCAGAGCTGTTATTGATGAAGCAGAAGCTTTAGTAAACGACTCAACAGCAGATCAAACTGCAATTGATACTATGACTGAAAAAGTTTTAGCTGCGATTGAAGAAGTAAAAACACATATTAATCAAAGCAGACAAGCTTTGAAAGAATTGGTAGCAAATGCAGAAAGTCCAAACCCAGTTGCTCACCCACAAGAATATATTGATGCATTCAATAACGCTTTGGCAGCAGCAGAAGAAGCTTGTGGTGATATTAATAAAACCAATGAAGAGTTGGATCAATTAAAAGCGAATTTGGAAAAAGCAATTGCTGACTTAGATGCCAATAAATATGAAAACTATGCTCAGAATGGAGCAGTAGATGCTCGTTCTACTTATGAAAGCCCAGATTGGGGTTGGGGTAAAGCCTTCTTAGTAGATGGCGACCGTAAAAATCTGACTGAAAAAGGCGAATATACTGGTTACTCCAGTGATGTTGGTGAAGTTCGTACCAAAGACCATGAGGAATGGGTAAGCGTAGATTTAGGCGAAGTACAAAAAATCAACTCTGTTGTATTCTACGCTCCAACACAATCCCCATCCACTCCTGGAACTTGCTATGGTTTCCCAAAAACATTTGATATCCAGGTATCCACCAATGGACAAGACTGGACAACTGTAGCATCTGAAAAAGATTATCCAGTTCCAAGTTATGGTCCAATCGTATTCAGTTTTGATGAAGTTGACGCAAAATATGTAAAACTGTACGCATATAACTTGAATCCAAAAGTAACAGACTTTGGTTATTACTACCTGCAATTATCCGAAATGGAAGTTTACAACTCTCCAAATGTAGAAACTCCAAAACCACCAGTAGAATCCAATAAAGATATCCTGAATAAAGTAATCGCATATGCGGAAAATGCAGCAAACAGTGAAGAATTTAACAATGTGATTAAAGATGTACAGGAATCTTTCAATGAAGCATTGGCAGCAGCACAGAAAGTAGCAGAAAACAATGCGGCAACCCAGGAAGAAGTAGATGCAGCATGGAAAGCATTGATGACAGAAATCCATAAATTAGGCTTTGTAAAAGGCGATATTACTTCTTTGGAACAGTTGGTAGCTACAGCAAAAGAATTTGATTTAAGCAAATATGTAGAAGCTGGCCAAGCAGAATTTAAAGAAGCATTGGCAGCGGCAGAAGCATTGATTGCGGATAAAGATAACGCAATGCAAGCAGAAATCGAAACAGCAGAAACTAATCTGTTGAACGCAATGTTAAACCTGAGATACAAAGCGGATAAATCTATCCTGGAAGAAGTTGTGGCAAAAGCAAATGATGTAGATGCAAACGCATATACAGCAGAAAGCTATGCAGTATTGTCAGCAGCAGTTGCAGAAGCAAATGATGTATTGGCAAATGAAAATGCAACTCAGGAAGAAGTAGATACAGCAGTAGCAAACGTACAGGCTGCAATGAGCGGACTGGTAGCAGTGGATAACAACACAGCAGAAGATAATACTGTTGATAATACAACCCAAACAGGTCAAGAAAGTACAACAACGAAAGCAAACGCAGCAAAAACAGGCGATGTTGCTCCAATTGCTGGTTTGGCTCTGTTAAGTATCGCAGGTGCATCTGTAATTGCACTGCGCAAAAAACACAACAAATAA
- the nrdD gene encoding anaerobic ribonucleoside-triphosphate reductase: MNTQVIKRDGRVVAFDKQKIYNAIMKAMSYGSGIIDEDSAAIIADEIELQAANRIDDITIREIENAVYSKLIQKGQELTAKSYEGYRAIQEYKRSINTTDDEILGLLKGTNYLVAMDNSNKNPVLNSTLRDLIAGEVSKDITQRILLPTKIVQAHQNGILHYHDLDYSMSPMFNCCLINIEDMLDNGTVINDAMIESPTCFQTACTVMTQIMAQVASCQYGGQSVNIKHLGKYLRRTHDKAYRHFKEKGYDEALCKELAEDKMMDELKSGVQTIQYQINTLQTSNGQAPFVTIFMHIEEGYEYEREVALIIKEILRQRLLGIKNRQGVVVTPAFPKLVYVLDENNCLQGGKYDYITRDYAIPCSAKRMYPDYISAKQMRQIYDGNVFSCMGCRSFLSPWTDENGDVKFEGRFNAGVVSLNLPQIAIISHGDEKKFWRLLDRRLDLCYEALLCRHKLLKGTKAAVSPIHWQDGAIARLDAEDTIDPLLENGYCTMSLGYIGVYEMTKLMIGESHTSEKGQEFALKVMHHLKDTVDRWKAETGIGFGLYGTPAENLCYRFAKIDKEKFGNIKDITDKGYYTNSYHVDVREPIDAFSKLAFESQFQKISTGGCISYIEIPNMQDNLEALEQLVKFIYDNIQYAEFNTKSDYCHVCGYDGEIKINDDNQWECPNCGNRDQNKLTVVRRTCGYLGLHFWNEGKTKEMKQRVLHL; the protein is encoded by the coding sequence ATGAACACGCAAGTAATTAAACGGGATGGCAGAGTTGTTGCGTTTGACAAACAAAAAATTTATAATGCAATTATGAAAGCTATGAGCTATGGGAGCGGTATTATTGATGAGGATTCCGCTGCTATTATTGCAGATGAAATTGAACTGCAAGCAGCAAATAGGATTGATGATATTACGATTCGGGAAATTGAAAATGCCGTTTATAGCAAGTTGATTCAAAAAGGGCAGGAATTAACTGCGAAAAGCTACGAAGGTTACCGTGCAATCCAGGAATATAAGCGTTCTATTAACACGACAGACGACGAAATTTTAGGTTTATTAAAAGGCACAAACTATCTGGTAGCAATGGACAATTCCAACAAAAATCCTGTACTGAATTCTACTTTGCGTGATTTGATTGCCGGTGAGGTTTCCAAAGATATTACACAAAGGATTTTGTTGCCAACTAAAATTGTACAGGCGCATCAAAACGGTATTTTACACTACCATGATCTGGATTATTCCATGAGCCCAATGTTTAACTGCTGTTTAATTAATATTGAGGATATGTTGGATAATGGAACTGTTATCAACGATGCTATGATTGAGTCTCCAACCTGTTTTCAAACTGCTTGTACTGTTATGACGCAGATTATGGCACAGGTTGCATCCTGTCAATATGGTGGGCAATCGGTAAATATCAAACATTTAGGAAAATATCTTCGCCGTACTCATGATAAAGCATACCGCCATTTTAAAGAAAAAGGCTATGATGAAGCTTTGTGTAAAGAGCTGGCGGAAGATAAAATGATGGATGAGTTAAAATCTGGGGTGCAAACTATCCAATATCAAATTAATACATTACAAACATCCAATGGTCAGGCACCATTTGTAACGATATTCATGCATATTGAAGAAGGCTATGAATATGAACGGGAAGTTGCTTTGATTATTAAGGAAATTCTCCGTCAACGCCTTCTGGGAATAAAAAACCGTCAGGGAGTAGTTGTAACCCCAGCTTTTCCAAAGTTAGTTTATGTATTGGATGAAAACAACTGTTTACAAGGTGGAAAATATGACTATATTACCCGTGATTACGCGATTCCATGTAGTGCAAAACGGATGTATCCTGATTATATTTCCGCGAAACAAATGCGGCAGATTTATGATGGAAATGTATTCAGTTGCATGGGGTGCCGTTCTTTCCTATCTCCTTGGACGGACGAAAATGGTGATGTGAAATTTGAAGGGCGCTTTAACGCAGGTGTTGTTTCTTTAAACCTGCCTCAAATTGCTATCATTTCCCATGGAGATGAAAAGAAATTCTGGCGTTTATTGGATCGCCGTTTAGACCTTTGCTATGAAGCTTTATTATGTCGACATAAACTACTAAAGGGGACAAAAGCAGCGGTTTCTCCAATTCATTGGCAGGATGGTGCAATCGCTCGTTTGGATGCAGAAGATACCATTGACCCATTATTGGAAAATGGATACTGTACCATGTCACTAGGGTACATTGGTGTTTATGAAATGACGAAGCTGATGATTGGAGAAAGCCATACCAGTGAAAAAGGCCAGGAATTTGCGCTAAAAGTAATGCACCACTTAAAAGATACTGTGGACAGATGGAAGGCGGAAACAGGCATTGGTTTTGGGCTATACGGCACTCCTGCAGAAAATCTTTGCTACCGTTTTGCTAAAATTGATAAAGAAAAGTTTGGAAACATTAAGGATATTACTGACAAAGGTTACTATACCAATTCTTATCATGTAGATGTACGGGAACCAATTGATGCATTTTCTAAATTGGCGTTTGAGAGCCAGTTCCAGAAAATTAGTACAGGTGGCTGCATTTCTTATATTGAGATTCCAAATATGCAGGATAATTTAGAAGCACTGGAACAATTGGTAAAATTTATTTATGATAATATCCAGTATGCTGAATTTAATACTAAATCAGATTACTGCCATGTTTGTGGTTATGATGGGGAGATTAAAATCAATGATGATAACCAGTGGGAATGTCCAAACTGCGGAAATCGTGACCAGAACAAATTGACAGTAGTACGTCGTACTTGCGGTTATTTAGGACTTCATTTCTGGAATGAAGGAAAAACCAAAGAGATGAAACAAAGGGTACTACATTTATAA
- the nrdG gene encoding anaerobic ribonucleoside-triphosphate reductase activating protein, giving the protein MRKYDVANGVGIRSTLFVTGCRFHCKGCFNEEYQDFSAGQPWSEQAEEEFLTYLKNENIVGASILGGEPLQQDEDMLHLVRRIKQETGKTIWMWTGYRYEDLNPFQKEIIQYVDVLVDGQFVLELRNLKLKFRGSENQRIIDLNQTRKQGKLVLWDSSC; this is encoded by the coding sequence ATACGGAAATATGATGTGGCAAACGGAGTTGGTATCCGTTCTACACTATTTGTAACAGGATGCCGCTTTCACTGTAAAGGGTGTTTTAATGAAGAATATCAGGATTTTTCTGCTGGTCAGCCTTGGAGTGAACAAGCAGAAGAAGAATTTTTGACCTATTTAAAAAACGAAAATATAGTTGGCGCCAGTATCTTAGGCGGGGAACCCCTCCAACAGGATGAGGATATGCTTCACCTTGTAAGAAGAATTAAACAGGAGACAGGAAAAACGATTTGGATGTGGACTGGGTACCGGTATGAAGATCTGAATCCTTTCCAAAAAGAAATTATCCAGTATGTGGATGTATTGGTGGACGGCCAATTTGTACTGGAATTGCGGAATTTAAAATTAAAGTTTCGTGGTTCAGAAAACCAACGGATTATTGATTTAAACCAGACTAGAAAACAGGGGAAACTAGTGTTGTGGGACTCTTCTTGTTGA
- a CDS encoding SpoVG family protein, translating to MTITDVKIRRTFTEGRLKAIVSVTIDQLLAIHEIKVIQGPERLFIAMPSKKDGTVFRDIVHPISPEFRSILETTILQEYQKHMNGDSSESSSSGKTA from the coding sequence ATGACCATAACAGACGTAAAAATTAGAAGAACCTTTACAGAAGGCAGATTAAAAGCGATCGTATCCGTTACCATCGACCAATTGTTGGCAATTCATGAAATTAAGGTGATACAAGGTCCAGAACGGTTGTTTATTGCCATGCCTAGTAAAAAGGATGGAACGGTATTCCGGGATATTGTACACCCAATTTCACCAGAATTCCGTTCTATCTTGGAAACAACTATATTACAGGAATATCAAAAACATATGAATGGCGATTCTTCTGAATCATCCTCCTCCGGAAAAACAGCATAA
- the murC gene encoding UDP-N-acetylmuramate--L-alanine ligase, translated as MAEKSNLLQGKKHIHFIGIGGSGMFPLAQILHKEGYYLTGSDNNESDILKMVRALGIPVTMGQKAENIEGADLIVHTAAIMEDNPELIAAKASGVPTIERSVLLGIITERYSDCICVSGTHGKTTTTAMLTQILLDADMDPSAVIGGKLKSINSYGRSGDSEIMTCEACEFVDTFLHLSPDIAVVLNIDCDHMDYFKTMDNLKLSFEKFCNKASKAIIYNGDNENTVEVANRIQGKKKISYGIMDTNEYYPKNITHIDGLHTRYDLYHQGEFLTTLDIHVPGDHNIGNSVAACAAALEAGTPVEKLAKGLDAFKGAGRRFELLGKVNGVTIVDDYAHHPAEIAATLKAAKSLKFNQVWAVHQPFTYSRTKMLLDDFAEALSIADHTVLTEIMGSREKNTYHIYAKDLADKIDGCVWFPTQQEVADYVLQHAKAGDLVITLGCGDIYKAAKIMLNGHYE; from the coding sequence ATGGCTGAAAAATCCAATTTATTGCAAGGAAAAAAACATATACATTTTATTGGGATTGGTGGTTCTGGAATGTTCCCTTTGGCGCAGATTTTGCACAAAGAGGGCTACTATTTAACAGGGTCGGACAACAACGAATCCGACATTTTAAAGATGGTTCGCGCCTTAGGTATTCCAGTTACCATGGGACAGAAAGCGGAAAATATTGAAGGCGCAGATTTAATTGTTCATACAGCTGCTATTATGGAGGATAATCCGGAACTGATTGCCGCAAAGGCCAGTGGTGTTCCTACCATTGAGCGCAGTGTATTATTGGGGATCATTACGGAGCGTTATTCAGATTGTATTTGTGTCAGCGGTACCCACGGGAAAACCACTACAACCGCTATGCTGACTCAAATTTTATTAGATGCTGACATGGACCCTTCCGCAGTGATTGGAGGAAAATTGAAATCCATTAATAGCTACGGGCGTTCTGGTGATTCTGAGATTATGACCTGTGAAGCTTGCGAATTCGTAGACACTTTCTTGCATCTTTCTCCAGATATTGCAGTGGTACTTAATATTGACTGCGACCATATGGATTATTTTAAAACCATGGATAATTTAAAATTATCTTTTGAAAAGTTCTGCAATAAGGCGTCCAAGGCAATTATTTATAATGGGGATAATGAAAATACAGTTGAAGTAGCAAACCGCATCCAGGGAAAAAAGAAAATTTCTTATGGGATTATGGATACCAATGAATATTATCCAAAAAATATTACCCATATTGATGGGCTTCATACTAGGTATGATTTATACCATCAAGGGGAGTTTTTAACTACACTGGACATCCATGTACCAGGAGACCATAATATTGGAAATTCCGTGGCCGCATGTGCTGCTGCTTTGGAAGCAGGTACCCCAGTAGAAAAACTGGCAAAAGGATTGGATGCCTTTAAAGGTGCTGGCAGACGGTTTGAATTATTGGGTAAAGTAAACGGCGTTACCATTGTCGATGATTATGCCCACCATCCTGCCGAGATTGCCGCAACCCTTAAGGCGGCGAAATCTTTAAAATTTAACCAGGTATGGGCGGTACATCAACCATTTACCTATTCCAGAACCAAAATGTTATTGGATGATTTTGCGGAAGCCTTATCGATTGCGGATCACACTGTTTTAACCGAGATTATGGGTTCCCGTGAAAAAAATACCTACCATATTTACGCAAAGGATTTGGCGGATAAAATTGATGGCTGCGTTTGGTTCCCAACCCAGCAGGAAGTGGCGGATTATGTATTACAGCATGCCAAAGCGGGTGATTTGGTGATTACGTTAGGATGCGGCGATATTTATAAAGCTGCGAAAATTATGTTAAATGGACATTACGAATAA
- a CDS encoding NAD(P)/FAD-dependent oxidoreductase codes for MANMIIIGKGPAGISASLYILRAGIETTIIAKDGGALEKAESIDNFYGFPQPISGKQLIQNGVEHAKRLGAHFVEDEVVGLSFDGKFVVQTANGEYKADSVLLSTGSQRVRPKIKGLTEFEGMGVSYCAICDAFFYRGQHVAVLGDGEYALHEVKELLPIVGSVTLLTNGSQPKVVFPEEVQINQAKISELIGNEALEQVLLEDGTALTISGFFVAQGVAGSSDLARKIGAMTEGNKIIVNENMETNIPGLYAAGDCVGGLLQVSKAVSDGALAGTAAIRYLRDLGK; via the coding sequence ATGGCAAATATGATTATTATCGGAAAAGGGCCAGCTGGAATTTCAGCTTCGTTATATATTTTGCGTGCGGGGATTGAAACTACCATTATTGCGAAGGATGGCGGCGCATTGGAAAAAGCGGAATCCATTGATAATTTCTATGGCTTTCCACAGCCTATTTCTGGGAAGCAATTGATTCAGAACGGAGTGGAACATGCTAAACGCTTGGGAGCGCATTTTGTGGAAGATGAAGTAGTGGGGCTTTCGTTTGATGGCAAATTTGTAGTACAAACTGCAAATGGGGAATACAAAGCGGATAGTGTTTTGTTATCCACTGGTTCTCAAAGGGTACGGCCTAAAATCAAAGGCTTAACAGAGTTTGAAGGAATGGGCGTCAGCTATTGTGCCATATGTGATGCTTTTTTCTACCGTGGACAGCATGTGGCTGTTTTAGGGGATGGGGAGTATGCCCTTCACGAAGTAAAAGAACTGCTTCCTATTGTGGGTTCTGTTACTTTACTGACCAATGGAAGCCAACCTAAAGTTGTGTTCCCAGAGGAAGTGCAGATCAATCAGGCAAAAATCAGCGAGTTAATCGGTAATGAAGCTTTAGAACAGGTATTGTTGGAGGATGGAACAGCCTTGACAATATCCGGATTTTTTGTTGCACAAGGGGTGGCAGGAAGCAGTGACCTGGCGCGGAAAATTGGTGCCATGACCGAAGGCAATAAGATTATCGTTAATGAGAATATGGAAACCAATATACCCGGACTGTATGCCGCAGGGGATTGCGTTGGTGGATTATTACAAGTTTCCAAAGCGGTTAGTGATGGCGCATTAGCAGGTACTGCTGCCATCCGTTACTTAAGAGATTTAGGAAAATAA